One genomic window of Comamonas serinivorans includes the following:
- a CDS encoding prepilin-type N-terminal cleavage/methylation domain-containing protein produces MTQRGFTLVEVLVVVALIALGTASVSFAMRDGDATRLERDGQRLAALLEAARAQSRASGVAVRWRPQGNSFVFEGLPGAPLPTGWLNTDTLSLGTQTVTLGPDPIVAPARITLGQGGQAQTTGARVDVVSDGLRPFHVETRMESR; encoded by the coding sequence GTGACGCAGCGTGGTTTCACCCTGGTCGAGGTGCTGGTGGTCGTGGCCTTGATCGCCCTGGGCACGGCCAGCGTCAGCTTCGCCATGCGCGACGGGGATGCCACGCGGCTGGAGCGCGATGGCCAGCGCCTGGCGGCGCTGCTCGAGGCGGCGCGGGCGCAATCGCGCGCCTCGGGCGTGGCGGTGCGCTGGCGTCCGCAAGGCAACAGCTTTGTGTTCGAGGGCCTGCCCGGTGCGCCGCTGCCCACGGGCTGGCTGAACACCGACACGCTCAGCCTCGGCACCCAGACCGTCACGCTGGGGCCGGACCCCATCGTGGCGCCGGCCCGCATCACGCTGGGCCAGGGCGGGCAGGCCCAGACCACCGGCGCGCGCGTCGATGTGGTGAGCGATGGCTTGCGGCCGTTCCACGTCGAAACCCGCATGGAGTCGCGATGA
- the gspG gene encoding type II secretion system major pseudopilin GspG, protein MFRSLQRRLHATIRPGFPASTRQARGFTLIELMVVLVIIGVLAALIVPNIMGRTDDARATAARTDVNNIVQALKMYKLDNLRFPTAEQGLQALIQKPGTNPVPPNWKGYLEKLPNDPWGNPYQYLNPGVRGEVDVMSFGADGKQGGEGKDADIGSWQ, encoded by the coding sequence ATGTTCCGTTCGTTGCAACGACGTCTGCACGCCACGATTCGCCCTGGTTTCCCCGCTTCGACACGCCAGGCGCGTGGCTTCACGCTGATCGAGCTCATGGTGGTGCTGGTCATCATTGGGGTGCTGGCCGCGCTCATCGTGCCCAACATCATGGGCCGCACCGACGACGCGCGTGCGACGGCCGCCCGCACCGACGTGAACAACATCGTGCAGGCGCTGAAGATGTACAAGCTGGACAACCTGCGGTTCCCGACCGCCGAGCAGGGCCTGCAGGCGCTGATCCAGAAGCCGGGCACCAACCCCGTGCCACCCAACTGGAAGGGCTACCTGGAAAAGCTGCCCAACGACCCCTGGGGCAACCCCTACCAATACCTGAACCCCGGCGTGCGTGGCGAGGTGGACGTGATGTCCTTCGGTGCCGACGGCAAGCAGGGCGGCGAGGGCAAAGACGCCGACATCGGCAGCTGGCAATGA